The following coding sequences are from one Parabacteroides pacaensis window:
- a CDS encoding DUF4417 domain-containing protein: protein MSICRTKIEIHRVHPNEGQIQGLPKNPRFIKDEKFRKLCKSILSLPEMTEARDILVYPYSDEYIVIGGNMRLQAYKHLGWKEVPCCVLPEDISVEKLRQMLIQDNNPLGENDWDALANEWDSDELEEWGFDVWQEAKQEKQSQKQKELEDKDAIEEPDFFNLMLGDRIYDSNNEFDIPNLRFDCQPTSGLLLPFAGWGSDTRTKKGISTYHFYVEDYRFKNMWNNPVSVLESGCTELVEPNLSLFDTTPIAYGLQQIYMKRWIARYWQECGAKVYADLNVAQKFYQYNRLGIPDRYNAFATRGYADRQEYLKMEIQIAREISGKDNPNMVVYGGGEEIKELCIKNNVLYVEQFMANRAKQIKKGGKNG, encoded by the coding sequence ATGTCTATATGTAGAACAAAAATAGAAATACATAGGGTACATCCTAATGAAGGACAAATACAAGGATTACCAAAGAATCCGAGGTTTATTAAAGACGAGAAATTTCGGAAACTTTGTAAGTCTATTCTCTCACTTCCTGAGATGACGGAAGCGAGAGATATTCTTGTTTATCCTTATAGTGATGAGTATATTGTTATTGGAGGCAATATGCGGCTACAAGCTTACAAACATCTTGGATGGAAGGAGGTGCCATGTTGTGTATTACCGGAAGATATATCGGTAGAAAAGCTCCGGCAAATGCTTATTCAAGATAACAATCCTTTGGGGGAAAATGATTGGGATGCCTTGGCTAACGAATGGGATAGTGATGAACTTGAAGAATGGGGCTTTGATGTATGGCAAGAAGCTAAGCAGGAGAAGCAATCACAGAAGCAAAAAGAGTTAGAAGACAAGGATGCCATTGAGGAGCCAGATTTCTTTAACCTAATGCTCGGGGATCGTATTTATGACAGCAATAATGAATTTGATATCCCCAATTTGCGATTTGACTGTCAGCCGACAAGTGGATTATTATTGCCCTTTGCTGGATGGGGTTCAGACACGAGGACTAAAAAAGGTATATCTACTTATCATTTTTATGTGGAGGATTACCGTTTCAAAAATATGTGGAATAATCCAGTGTCAGTTCTGGAAAGCGGATGCACAGAATTAGTAGAGCCAAACTTGTCTTTGTTTGATACCACGCCCATCGCCTATGGCTTGCAACAGATTTACATGAAACGGTGGATCGCTCGTTATTGGCAAGAATGCGGCGCAAAGGTGTATGCTGATTTGAACGTGGCACAAAAGTTTTACCAATATAACCGTTTGGGTATTCCTGACAGATATAATGCTTTTGCCACACGTGGATATGCCGATAGGCAGGAATATTTGAAAATGGAAATACAAATTGCTCGTGAAATATCAGGCAAGGATAATCCCAATATGGTAGTTTACGGAGGAGGCGAAGAAATAAAAGAACTCTGTATAAAAAATAATGTCTTGTACGTAGAGCAGTTTATGGCTAATAGAGCTAAACAAATTAAGAAAGGAGGCAAGAATGGCTAA
- a CDS encoding SH3 beta-barrel fold-containing protein translates to MKTNFRHKVFCMAYELMKATGKAFAVCLSRAWALYRLTRQMHNGIVTFAYEKADGSLRKAKGTLKDVQNLIKGTGTENYKTVRYFDVDKQSFRSFKVENFITAY, encoded by the coding sequence ATGAAAACGAATTTCAGACACAAAGTTTTTTGTATGGCTTACGAACTTATGAAAGCCACAGGCAAAGCGTTTGCGGTATGCCTTTCTCGCGCATGGGCGTTATATCGCTTAACCCGCCAGATGCACAACGGTATTGTAACTTTCGCTTACGAGAAAGCCGATGGCAGCTTAAGAAAGGCTAAAGGTACCCTCAAAGACGTCCAGAACCTTATCAAAGGTACCGGTACCGAGAATTACAAGACAGTCCGTTACTTCGACGTTGACAAACAATCATTCAGAAGCTTCAAGGTTGAAAACTTCATAACAGCTTATTAA
- a CDS encoding DEAD/DEAH box helicase, with the protein MLIQEDEKNYYVQFNYHPMMIEVVKRIPGRKFDSKLNMWVVPKSYFPPGKYTQSAYVQIFANWSIKCGYERNVQKGAPATRPDVHYTLPPMPELTVEHGLKVEPYPYQKQGIAYGLQKKRCFYGDQPGLGKTLQAIGTAFIAKSWPVLVICPASLKINWQREWKRFTGKDAIILDDRNKNNWYRYYEMKCCDVFITNYESLKKFFVEDFAGGVTRSIRLKPEASLFRCVIIDESHRCKSSKTQQSKICYKLCQKKEYVFMLTGTPSINGPKDLIEQLKIMGRLDDFGGYKSFEANFLQGPRQASNLEMLNWRLWNTCFFRREKSKVLAELPDKMRQVIQMDITTRKEYEYAERNLISYLSAYEHADDEKLRRAERGKVMVQMQKLRQIAARGKISAAVEFIQDIMDSGEKLIVFAFLKEVVQAIKDVFPTAVTIVGENSSQERQTAVDRFQNDSKCQLIICNYKSAGVGLTLTASSRVAFIEFPWTFADCEQAEDRAHRIGQKDSVNCYYFLGRNTIDEDSWDIIQTKKDIANDVTGTDDQVPEKAVDAIMLKYSTKTGIKKKETGTAPFGHTEQALFSSVV; encoded by the coding sequence ATGTTAATCCAAGAGGACGAAAAGAATTATTATGTACAATTCAACTACCACCCCATGATGATAGAAGTAGTAAAACGAATTCCCGGCAGGAAATTCGACAGCAAACTCAATATGTGGGTGGTACCGAAAAGTTATTTTCCACCCGGTAAATATACTCAAAGCGCGTATGTACAGATATTTGCTAATTGGTCTATAAAATGCGGATATGAAAGAAATGTTCAGAAAGGAGCACCGGCAACGCGTCCGGATGTACATTATACGCTTCCTCCCATGCCGGAACTAACAGTAGAACACGGTTTAAAAGTCGAGCCCTATCCTTACCAAAAGCAAGGCATTGCTTATGGGTTGCAGAAAAAGCGATGCTTTTATGGGGATCAACCCGGGTTGGGAAAAACACTTCAAGCGATAGGTACCGCTTTTATCGCTAAATCATGGCCTGTTTTGGTTATCTGTCCGGCTAGTCTTAAAATCAACTGGCAACGGGAATGGAAGAGGTTCACTGGCAAGGATGCCATTATTTTAGACGATCGGAATAAAAACAATTGGTACCGGTATTACGAAATGAAATGTTGCGATGTCTTTATTACCAATTACGAATCCTTGAAAAAGTTCTTCGTGGAAGACTTTGCCGGTGGGGTAACACGCTCCATCCGGTTAAAACCGGAAGCCAGCCTTTTTCGCTGTGTGATTATCGACGAAAGTCACCGATGTAAATCAAGCAAAACCCAGCAATCAAAAATTTGCTACAAGCTCTGTCAAAAAAAGGAATACGTATTCATGCTTACCGGCACGCCATCTATAAACGGTCCGAAAGACTTGATTGAACAGCTAAAGATTATGGGCCGGTTGGATGACTTCGGCGGGTATAAGTCCTTTGAAGCGAACTTCCTGCAAGGCCCCCGGCAGGCGAGCAACCTTGAAATGCTTAACTGGCGATTGTGGAATACGTGTTTCTTCCGTCGGGAAAAGTCGAAGGTACTTGCCGAACTGCCGGATAAGATGCGACAGGTGATTCAGATGGATATTACCACACGGAAAGAATACGAGTATGCGGAACGAAACCTCATCAGTTACCTCTCTGCTTACGAACATGCCGATGATGAAAAGCTACGGCGTGCAGAGCGTGGCAAGGTGATGGTTCAGATGCAGAAGCTCCGGCAGATTGCCGCTCGCGGGAAAATATCGGCAGCCGTGGAGTTCATACAGGACATCATGGATTCAGGAGAGAAGCTAATCGTTTTTGCCTTCCTGAAAGAAGTCGTACAAGCGATAAAAGATGTGTTCCCTACAGCCGTTACGATTGTAGGAGAGAATAGTAGTCAGGAACGCCAGACAGCGGTAGACCGGTTCCAAAACGACTCGAAGTGTCAGCTTATCATCTGTAACTACAAGTCGGCCGGCGTAGGGTTGACGCTGACGGCCAGCAGCCGGGTTGCCTTTATCGAATTCCCGTGGACGTTTGCCGACTGTGAGCAGGCGGAAGACCGGGCACACCGTATCGGGCAAAAGGATAGTGTTAACTGCTATTACTTCTTGGGTCGGAATACCATTGACGAAGACAGCTGGGACATCATCCAGACCAAGAAGGATATTGCCAACGACGTTACCGGCACCGATGACCAGGTACCGGAGAAAGCAGTCGATGCGATTATGTTGAAATACTCGACTAAAACGGGTATCAAGAAAAAAGAAACCGGCACGGCTCCGTTCGGTCATACGGAGCAGGCCTTATTCAGTAGTGTAGTATGA
- a CDS encoding DNA methyltransferase — MEQRYIDFLKSKMAISYQTGFEVKPEELTPSLYPHVKDTVRWAVAGGCRAIFSSFGMQKTVTQLEILRIILKHKGGKGLIVCPKRVVVEFVSQAKQHLDMEITYVRNMQEVKGSLTDIMVTNYERVRDGEDGIRIDPSYFTVTSLDEASVLRGFGTKTYQEFLPLFAGVPYRFVATATPSPNRYKELIHYAGYLGVMDTGQALTRFFQRDSTKANNLTLYPHKEKEFWLWVSTWALFLTKPSDLGYPDTGYELPELRVHEEIVSVDNSTAGTDRDGQIKMFREAALGLADAAKERRDNILQKIARVVEIINRPENKNEHFLLWHDLESEREALCKAIPGCKAVYGSQNDDEADRVISDFKEGHLKYLAAKPEMLGEGLNFQYHCHKAIMFIDYRFNDKLQAIARIHRFMQKYPVDLYLVYAESEGEIYKSFMQKWTQHREMVAKMSDIVRENGLFGLQAEEKMMRWMFASREEKSGKLWRAINNDNVLECQKMESNSVDLIVTSIPFSNHYEYTPTYNDFGHNENNDKFFEQMDYLTLELIRILKPGRLACIHVKDRVLFGNATGDGMPTIDPFSEMTVFHYLKHGFRYMGRITIDTDVVRENNQTYRLGYTEMCKDGSKMGIGCPEYVLLFRKLPSDTSRAYADLPVAKNKSDYSLARWQIDAHASWKSSGNSLLSYEDMKGAGIDKIRHLFRNYEREHIYNYEEHVAFAEELEAYGKLPKTFMAVDPVSKKDWVWDDVTRMRTLNTRQSQKKRQNHICPLQLDIVERLIERYSNKGELVFDPFGGIQTVPYCAIKMGRRGLSTELNYDYWKDGLIYLREAETEVSAPTLFDLMAI, encoded by the coding sequence ATGGAACAAAGATATATTGATTTCTTAAAGTCGAAAATGGCGATAAGCTATCAAACAGGATTCGAAGTAAAACCGGAAGAATTAACACCGTCACTCTATCCACATGTAAAAGATACTGTCCGCTGGGCTGTAGCCGGTGGTTGCCGGGCAATATTCTCCAGCTTCGGTATGCAGAAAACCGTTACTCAGTTGGAGATACTTCGAATTATACTGAAACATAAAGGTGGTAAAGGGCTTATAGTTTGCCCTAAACGCGTAGTCGTAGAGTTCGTGTCGCAAGCAAAACAGCACTTGGATATGGAAATTACTTACGTTCGTAACATGCAGGAGGTCAAAGGCAGTTTGACAGACATCATGGTAACAAATTACGAGCGTGTACGTGACGGTGAAGACGGTATACGAATCGACCCTTCTTACTTTACTGTAACCTCCCTTGATGAAGCAAGCGTATTAAGAGGGTTTGGTACAAAGACCTATCAGGAGTTTCTGCCTTTATTCGCCGGCGTTCCTTATCGGTTCGTCGCAACGGCTACCCCGTCACCTAACCGGTACAAAGAACTGATACATTATGCCGGATACCTCGGCGTAATGGACACCGGACAGGCATTGACACGATTCTTTCAACGGGACAGTACGAAAGCAAACAACCTGACCCTTTATCCGCATAAAGAGAAAGAGTTTTGGTTGTGGGTATCTACCTGGGCTCTGTTTCTCACCAAGCCATCCGACCTGGGTTATCCCGACACCGGATATGAATTACCGGAACTGCGGGTACATGAAGAGATAGTAAGTGTCGATAACTCTACAGCAGGTACCGACCGCGATGGCCAGATAAAAATGTTCCGTGAGGCTGCTCTCGGTTTGGCTGACGCGGCAAAAGAACGCCGTGACAACATACTCCAGAAGATTGCCCGCGTGGTGGAAATTATCAACCGACCGGAGAATAAGAACGAGCATTTCCTTTTGTGGCATGACCTCGAAAGTGAACGTGAAGCTCTGTGTAAAGCTATTCCCGGATGTAAGGCGGTTTACGGTTCCCAAAACGATGATGAAGCAGACCGCGTAATATCTGACTTCAAAGAAGGACATCTCAAATACCTTGCCGCCAAACCGGAAATGCTGGGTGAAGGTCTGAACTTCCAGTACCACTGTCATAAGGCAATCATGTTTATTGATTACCGATTCAATGACAAACTCCAAGCCATAGCGCGTATTCACCGTTTCATGCAGAAATATCCGGTAGACCTTTACTTGGTATATGCAGAAAGCGAAGGCGAGATATACAAGAGCTTCATGCAGAAGTGGACACAACATCGTGAAATGGTAGCCAAGATGTCCGACATTGTCCGTGAGAACGGTTTGTTCGGCTTGCAGGCTGAGGAGAAGATGATGCGCTGGATGTTCGCCAGCCGTGAAGAGAAGTCCGGTAAACTCTGGCGTGCCATCAATAACGACAATGTCCTCGAATGCCAAAAGATGGAAAGCAACTCTGTTGATTTGATTGTCACTAGCATCCCGTTCTCCAATCACTATGAATATACGCCGACGTATAATGACTTCGGACATAACGAGAACAACGACAAGTTCTTTGAGCAGATGGACTATCTAACACTGGAACTGATACGGATATTGAAGCCGGGACGTTTGGCTTGCATCCATGTGAAAGACAGGGTATTATTTGGCAATGCCACCGGTGACGGTATGCCTACCATAGACCCCTTCAGTGAAATGACGGTTTTTCACTACCTGAAGCATGGCTTCCGGTACATGGGACGTATTACGATAGATACGGATGTAGTTAGAGAGAATAACCAGACTTACCGGCTTGGTTATACCGAGATGTGCAAGGATGGTTCCAAGATGGGCATTGGCTGTCCGGAATATGTACTTCTCTTCCGTAAACTTCCTTCCGATACTTCCCGGGCTTATGCCGATTTGCCGGTAGCCAAAAACAAAAGTGACTACTCACTTGCTCGCTGGCAGATTGACGCTCATGCAAGTTGGAAATCATCAGGTAACTCCTTGTTGTCTTATGAGGACATGAAAGGCGCCGGCATTGACAAAATACGGCACCTTTTCAGGAACTACGAACGTGAGCACATCTATAACTACGAGGAACATGTTGCGTTTGCCGAAGAATTGGAAGCATACGGGAAATTACCAAAAACGTTCATGGCCGTTGACCCGGTAAGCAAAAAAGACTGGGTTTGGGACGATGTAACCCGGATGCGGACGCTTAATACCAGACAGTCGCAGAAAAAACGGCAAAATCATATCTGCCCCCTTCAACTCGATATTGTTGAAAGATTGATTGAACGATATTCCAACAAAGGTGAGTTAGTGTTTGACCCGTTCGGAGGCATCCAGACTGTACCTTATTGCGCTATCAAGATGGGCCGGCGAGGCTTGTCTACCGAATTGAACTATGATTATTGGAAAGATGGGTTAATTTATCTCCGGGAGGCAGAGACAGAAGTGAGTGCACCAACGTTATTTGATTTAATGGCAATATGA
- a CDS encoding DUF6291 domain-containing protein — MDRDSMVFYKSWLEAIKNLPREVQGDVLTAIVEYGLYGETTEPLKSITKAMLALVKPQIDANNQKYVNGCKGGEFGKLGGRPKKSQENPKETPEKPQENPSQTPNEYDNDNENDNDITPPIIPQQGEIGFPSEKPKRGRKPKVEFIPPALEEVQFYFQSSGLPEWEKQAEKFFNHWNSQGWKKGTGAKITNWDSLANNWILTEKEKRNERNQGGGSGNEAQPVWGSV; from the coding sequence ATGGACAGAGATAGTATGGTTTTTTATAAGAGCTGGTTGGAAGCAATCAAGAATTTACCGAGAGAGGTTCAGGGAGACGTGCTCACAGCCATAGTGGAGTATGGCTTATATGGAGAAACAACTGAGCCACTGAAGTCAATTACGAAAGCGATGCTGGCATTGGTAAAACCTCAGATTGATGCGAATAATCAGAAATATGTCAATGGTTGTAAAGGTGGTGAATTTGGTAAATTGGGAGGACGTCCAAAAAAATCCCAAGAAAATCCCAAAGAAACCCCTGAAAAACCCCAAGAAAACCCCAGCCAAACCCCCAATGAATATGATAATGATAATGAAAATGATAATGATATTACTCCCCCTATAATCCCCCAACAGGGGGAAATCGGTTTTCCTTCGGAGAAACCGAAACGGGGACGTAAGCCCAAAGTTGAGTTTATTCCTCCTGCCTTAGAAGAAGTTCAATTCTACTTCCAATCTTCCGGCTTACCGGAATGGGAAAAACAAGCGGAGAAGTTCTTTAACCACTGGAATAGCCAGGGCTGGAAAAAGGGTACGGGGGCCAAAATAACGAATTGGGATAGTTTGGCAAATAATTGGATATTAACGGAAAAAGAGAAAAGAAATGAACGGAATCAAGGAGGCGGTAGCGGAAATGAAGCTCAACCCGTCTGGGGCTCGGTGTGA
- a CDS encoding HNH endonuclease, with protein MQKQQQQPKYKFYPSLLDKFGEYLNSAAQVDKPWNVDKTPDEVVEGIEQELLNMINRVPFESEATDRGTAFNELVDLSIENRKQFNQLLNEPGNITYTLTKKDGRTATFTFPRSIVEEFAEYFRGSIPQVLCQGTLTTKYGVVELYGYSDEVKQDMVYDIKTTSQYSFPKYHNGWQKHVYPFCLTQRGCHISGFEYTITDFRNSYQEYYPFNYWKSEEALRLHSERLIEYLEAKRELITDKKIFAEE; from the coding sequence ATGCAAAAGCAACAACAGCAGCCTAAGTACAAGTTTTATCCAAGTCTCCTCGACAAGTTCGGGGAGTACCTGAACAGTGCCGCGCAGGTAGACAAGCCTTGGAACGTAGACAAAACACCCGATGAAGTAGTAGAAGGTATCGAACAGGAGTTATTGAACATGATTAACCGGGTTCCCTTCGAGAGTGAAGCGACAGATCGGGGGACGGCATTTAATGAACTTGTTGACCTATCCATCGAAAACCGGAAACAGTTCAACCAGTTGCTAAACGAACCCGGTAATATAACTTATACCCTTACCAAGAAGGACGGCCGCACAGCTACCTTTACTTTTCCTCGTTCTATCGTGGAAGAGTTCGCAGAGTATTTCCGGGGTTCTATCCCACAGGTGCTTTGCCAGGGAACCTTGACAACCAAGTATGGTGTAGTTGAACTATACGGATATTCAGACGAAGTAAAGCAGGATATGGTGTACGATATAAAAACCACCTCACAGTATAGTTTTCCAAAATACCATAACGGCTGGCAAAAACACGTTTACCCCTTTTGTTTGACACAGCGAGGTTGCCATATTTCGGGGTTTGAGTATACAATAACCGATTTTCGGAACTCCTATCAAGAGTATTACCCGTTTAATTATTGGAAATCAGAGGAAGCCCTTAGGCTACACAGTGAACGGTTGATCGAATACTTGGAAGCAAAACGGGAATTGATAACGGATAAGAAAATTTTCGCAGAAGAATGA
- a CDS encoding ATP-binding protein — MTLIKRPSELNVQTTIKVLIYGQPGLGKTTLALSSPDPVLFDFDNGVHRINAAHKVPTLQISSWDEVIETLQDNLSEFKTIVIDTAGKMLDYMSAYIIRNDPKMGQRDGSLSLKGYGARKQMFINFLRQVSMMGKHIIFVAHEKEDKEGDQKIIRPEIGGSSANDMIKELDLVGYMQAIGKDRTISFDPCEKFYGKNTCNLPSTIKIAKVVNENGIACGDNNFMASIFDSYQKYLKEQVDRAGEYEALIDLIKINVEAIVNADTANEIVDKVLKFEHVWDSKLKAASMISKRCAELGLKLNKLTKKYEDAKATTAA, encoded by the coding sequence ATGACATTAATTAAACGACCGTCCGAACTAAATGTTCAGACCACCATCAAAGTATTAATTTACGGGCAACCGGGTTTAGGAAAGACAACGTTAGCCTTAAGTTCTCCGGATCCGGTATTGTTTGATTTCGACAATGGGGTACACCGTATCAATGCGGCCCACAAAGTTCCTACCCTTCAGATTAGTTCCTGGGATGAGGTGATAGAAACATTACAGGATAATTTATCAGAGTTTAAGACAATTGTTATTGACACGGCCGGAAAGATGCTGGACTATATGTCGGCTTACATCATCCGTAATGACCCGAAGATGGGACAGCGGGACGGTAGCCTGTCCCTTAAAGGTTACGGAGCCCGGAAACAGATGTTTATTAACTTCCTGCGGCAAGTTTCCATGATGGGGAAACACATCATTTTCGTAGCCCATGAGAAAGAGGATAAGGAAGGTGACCAGAAAATCATCCGACCGGAGATAGGCGGTTCTTCGGCAAACGATATGATTAAAGAGCTTGACCTTGTGGGCTACATGCAGGCTATTGGAAAAGACCGGACTATCTCTTTCGACCCATGTGAAAAGTTCTACGGGAAAAACACCTGCAACCTACCTTCTACAATTAAGATTGCCAAGGTCGTTAATGAAAATGGCATTGCCTGTGGGGATAACAATTTTATGGCTTCCATCTTTGATTCATACCAAAAGTATTTAAAAGAACAGGTAGACCGGGCAGGGGAATACGAAGCCTTGATAGATTTGATAAAAATCAACGTGGAGGCGATTGTAAATGCAGACACAGCCAATGAAATCGTAGACAAAGTGCTAAAGTTTGAACATGTCTGGGACAGCAAGCTAAAGGCAGCTTCGATGATTTCAAAGCGTTGTGCGGAACTGGGGTTAAAGCTTAATAAACTGACTAAGAAGTATGAAGATGCAAAAGCAACAACAGCAGCCTAA
- a CDS encoding S24/S26 family peptidase: protein MEEKDKARSKRFIEVLEKLHISNQELKDKFKIDKTLKSKIVNGIQNASIDKIAAICEKYENANPEYILTGRGMPLKEENMLNNETINIPASNGIAVTSEKEYKEAVENGLRLLPEVTFKFAAGQAELINLTEDITRYWYLPDCKDCEGVAQIVGNSMTPALPAGCWVALKKYTLPRNNPNAIPFGNIFGVVIEDEITGDYHGHIKVIRRYKDPELSRKYWIAHSINEKEFDDFDIEIRRVKSLWIVKQHIVSDILL, encoded by the coding sequence ATGGAAGAAAAGGATAAAGCAAGATCTAAGCGATTTATTGAAGTTTTAGAAAAACTTCACATAAGTAATCAGGAGCTCAAAGACAAGTTCAAGATAGATAAAACATTGAAATCTAAAATAGTCAATGGAATACAAAATGCCTCTATTGATAAAATTGCTGCTATATGTGAAAAATACGAGAACGCAAATCCTGAATATATTCTTACTGGAAGAGGAATGCCATTAAAAGAAGAAAATATGTTAAATAACGAGACTATTAATATTCCTGCATCAAATGGTATAGCAGTTACTTCTGAAAAGGAATATAAAGAAGCCGTAGAGAATGGATTACGTCTTCTTCCAGAAGTAACTTTTAAGTTTGCCGCTGGTCAAGCGGAACTGATAAATCTAACAGAAGATATTACTCGATATTGGTATCTTCCAGATTGTAAAGACTGTGAAGGAGTTGCTCAAATTGTAGGAAATTCAATGACACCAGCACTCCCTGCTGGTTGTTGGGTTGCACTTAAAAAGTACACTCTTCCTCGTAATAATCCTAATGCTATCCCATTTGGAAATATTTTCGGAGTAGTTATTGAAGATGAAATTACCGGTGATTACCATGGACACATTAAAGTAATACGCCGATACAAAGACCCAGAACTTTCTCGTAAATATTGGATCGCTCACTCTATAAATGAAAAAGAGTTTGACGATTTCGATATAGAGATAAGACGTGTTAAAAGCCTATGGATAGTAAAACAACATATCGTGAGCGATATCCTTCTGTAA
- a CDS encoding helix-turn-helix domain-containing protein, which translates to MITVNEPNVAATNRYSVMQACEILGVHRNTLRNYTNQGLIKCGYRKTTARKFYTGAELLRFWRASL; encoded by the coding sequence ATGATTACTGTAAATGAACCAAACGTGGCTGCTACCAACAGGTATTCAGTTATGCAAGCATGTGAAATTCTTGGTGTTCACAGGAATACTTTGCGTAACTACACTAATCAAGGTCTTATTAAGTGTGGTTACAGGAAAACGACAGCTCGTAAATTTTACACAGGAGCTGAACTCTTAAGATTTTGGCGGGCTTCATTGTAA
- a CDS encoding VRR-NUC domain-containing protein, protein MKGEANLQSNCITWFDFQYPKLSPLLFAVPNGGSRNKIEAVNLKRQGVRAGVSDLILLFPRKGHGALLIEMKYGSGRQRPGQKTWQRMVEAAGYRYVICRSLDEFRREVNNYLGM, encoded by the coding sequence ATGAAAGGAGAAGCTAACCTGCAATCAAATTGCATAACGTGGTTCGACTTCCAATACCCGAAGCTGTCCCCGCTACTTTTCGCAGTCCCGAATGGTGGGAGCCGGAATAAGATAGAGGCTGTCAACCTAAAGAGGCAAGGGGTTAGGGCCGGAGTATCTGACCTTATCCTCCTGTTTCCCCGGAAAGGACATGGCGCCCTGCTTATCGAGATGAAGTACGGCTCCGGAAGACAGCGCCCGGGACAAAAGACATGGCAACGGATGGTTGAAGCGGCGGGGTACAGATACGTTATCTGCCGGAGTTTGGATGAGTTTAGGCGGGAAGTGAATAACTATTTAGGCATGTAA
- a CDS encoding ATP-binding protein — protein MKKKKLIPERKSFPKIGTPIKRVTEVEKIPMSQIFEKAKFDRSRMAFLVNVIFSLSDIIHGFAIDAESELKNVDPGLRLELRHPIERIKIHASEMVRFVDEKTSESFSEGFGEASDEMRKIVLEFYHNLIKKE, from the coding sequence ATGAAAAAGAAAAAACTAATCCCCGAAAGGAAATCCTTCCCCAAGATAGGAACCCCTATCAAAAGAGTGACGGAAGTAGAGAAAATCCCCATGAGCCAGATATTTGAAAAGGCTAAGTTTGACCGTTCCCGGATGGCTTTCCTTGTGAATGTAATTTTCTCGTTGTCGGACATCATTCACGGGTTCGCCATCGACGCGGAAAGTGAATTAAAGAACGTTGATCCCGGATTAAGGTTGGAGCTTCGACATCCTATCGAGCGGATAAAGATACACGCTTCCGAAATGGTTCGGTTCGTCGATGAGAAGACAAGCGAATCGTTTAGTGAAGGGTTCGGGGAGGCTTCGGATGAGATGAGGAAAATTGTACTTGAGTTTTATCACAATTTAATAAAGAAAGAATAA